Proteins co-encoded in one Arachis hypogaea cultivar Tifrunner chromosome 11, arahy.Tifrunner.gnm2.J5K5, whole genome shotgun sequence genomic window:
- the LOC112720672 gene encoding aluminum-activated malate transporter 12: MVKNNGNGNYLKKVKKFPRVAWRSIWKVGRDDPRRLIHAFKVGLALTIVSLLYLLEPLFKGIGQNSIWAVMTVVVVFEFTAGATLCKGLNRGLGTLLAGLLAFLIEYVADASGHILRAIFIGAAVFLIGAAATYVRFFPYIKKNYDYGVVIFMLTFNLITLSSFRVENVLKIAHERFYTIAIGCAVCLFMSLLVFPNWSGEDLHSSTAFKLEGLADSIQACVDEYFYGDTAEASSENIKSSEDPIYRGYKAVLDSKSTDETLALHASWEPRHSRYCHRFPWQQYVKVGNVLRQFGYTVVALHGCLRSEIQTPRSVRVLFKDPCIRVAGEVTKALIELGNSIRNRRHCSPEILSDHLHEALQDLNTAIRSQPRLFLGANDTQAKNMLAMAAAQAGETKPSKSSLPTVKTDSSALSNWKSKRACNEQAGNKEPERKVLRHQLSKIAITSLEFSEALPFAAFASLLVEIVAKLDLVIGEVEELGRLASFKEYKAGDEKIDVKCEKPRLDVLENHLPSLGAE, from the exons ATGGTGAAGAATAATGGGAATGGGAATTACttgaagaaagtgaagaagtttcCAAGGGTGGCATGGAGAAGCATATGGAAGGTTGGGCGTGATGATCCAAGAAGGTTGATCCATGCATTCAAAGTTGGGTTGGCTCTCACCATTGTTTCGTTGCTGTATCTGTTGGAGCCACTCTTCAAAGGAATTGGCCAGAACTCTATCTGGGCTGTCATGACTGTCGTCGTCGTCTTCGAGTTCACCGCCG GGGCAACTTTATGCAAAGGGCTAAACAGAGGATTGGGGACACTGTTAGCAGGATTACTCGCATTTCTTATTGAGTATGTTGCAGATGCATCTGGTCATATCCTTCGAGCTATTTTCATTGGGGCTGCAGTTTTTTTAATCG GAGCTGCAGCAACATATGTGAGGTTCTTTCCGTATATAAAGAAAAACTATGACTATGGTGTGGTTATATTTATGCTGACCTTCAACTTGATAACGTTGTCGAGTTTCCGAGTTGAGAATGTGTTGAAGATTGCACATGAACGGTTCTATACCATAGCCATAGGCTGCGCCGTATGCCTTTTTATGAGTCTCTTGGTGTTTCCAAACTGGTCCGGCGAAGACCTCCATAGTTCCACTGCTTTCAAGCTTGAAGGCCTTGCCGATTCTATACAAG CTTGTGTTGATGAATATTTTTATGGAGATACGGCGGAAGCTTCAtcagaaaatataaaatcatcTGAGGATCCCATATACAGAGGTTATAAGGCTGTTTTGGATTCAAAATCTACGGATGAAACACTG GCATTACATGCTAGTTGGGAGCCAAGGCATTCAAGGTACTGTCATAGATTTCCATGGCAGCAGTATGTGAAAGTTGGGAATGTTCTTCGTCAGTTTGGGTATACCGTTGTGGCCCTTCACGGCTGTTTGAGATCAGAAATTCAG ACACCGAGATCTGTTAGAGTTCTTTTCAAGGACCCATGCATAAGAGTAGCAGGAGAGGTAACAAAGGCACTGATAGAACTGGGAAACAGCATAAGGAACCGCCGCCATTGCTCCCCAGAAATACTATCAGACCATCTCCATGAAGCCTTGCAGGACCTGAATACCGCCATAAGGTCGCAGCCTCGACTCTTCCTGGGCGCTAATGacacccaagccaagaacatgcTTGCCATGGCCGCCGCCCAAGCGGGCGAAACTAAGCCTTCCAAGTCATCGCTACCAACTGTTAAAACTGATTCTTCCGCCTTGTCCAACTGGAAATCCAAAAGG GCATGCAATGAACAAGCGGGAAACAAGGAACCAGAGAGAAAGGTGTTGAGACACCAATTAAGCAAAATTGCGATTACCAGCCTTGAATTCTCAGAGGCATTGCCTTTTGCTGCTTTTGCATCTTTACTTGTGGAGATAGTGGCCAAACTAGACCTTGTTATAGGGGAGGTTGAAGAACTTGGAAGGCTTGCAAGTTTCAAAGAGTATAAAGCTGGTGATGAGAAGATTGATGTGAAATGTGAGAAACCAAGGCTTGATGTTCTTGAGAACCATTTGCCTTCTCTTGGAGCAGAATAA